From Sporocytophaga myxococcoides, one genomic window encodes:
- a CDS encoding PorP/SprF family type IX secretion system membrane protein — protein MIIRLKIVFFILFAISWNGAAGQDIQFSQFYGAPLYVNPAFAGSTHKTRLVLHQRIQWPKLDGKYITSLFSADTYFSKYRSGLGLQVYKDWQGSNTINSTDVSLSYSYEIFLTSKIVVRPGLQLGYISRTLDYSDLAFSYQYDNNGNIAPGFDNGKIKKQFMDLSTGAVIYTENLWVGFAANHINTPNQSFVNGNAPLPAKYSFTAGYQINFSRRPDKSTLQEEKQISLIPTVHYKFQGKSDQTDLGVYGVYDQLIAGFWYRGIPGLKRYKKGVQNNESIVGLVGWKYNNLAITYSYDFIVSRLAPARSGGAHEINLTYIFNKRKKIKPMRRMPCPHFYKSF, from the coding sequence GTGATAATCAGGTTAAAAATTGTATTTTTTATCTTATTTGCGATTTCATGGAATGGAGCTGCAGGTCAGGATATTCAGTTCTCTCAATTTTATGGTGCTCCACTGTATGTAAACCCTGCTTTTGCCGGAAGTACGCATAAAACAAGGCTCGTTCTTCATCAAAGAATACAATGGCCAAAGCTTGATGGAAAATATATAACCTCATTATTTTCTGCGGATACTTATTTTTCCAAATACAGAAGTGGTCTTGGACTTCAGGTTTATAAGGACTGGCAGGGAAGCAATACCATAAATTCCACTGATGTGTCTCTCTCTTATTCATATGAAATTTTCTTAACGTCTAAAATTGTTGTAAGACCGGGATTGCAGTTAGGTTATATTTCCAGAACCCTAGATTATTCTGATCTTGCCTTTAGTTATCAATATGATAATAATGGTAATATTGCTCCTGGCTTTGATAACGGGAAGATTAAAAAACAATTCATGGATCTTTCTACCGGAGCAGTTATATATACTGAAAATCTGTGGGTAGGTTTTGCTGCAAACCATATCAATACTCCCAATCAATCATTTGTAAATGGAAATGCACCTCTTCCTGCAAAATATTCCTTTACTGCAGGCTATCAGATAAACTTTAGTAGAAGACCTGATAAATCAACATTGCAGGAAGAAAAGCAGATAAGTCTGATTCCTACTGTTCATTATAAGTTTCAGGGGAAATCGGATCAGACCGATCTTGGTGTTTATGGGGTTTATGATCAATTGATTGCTGGTTTCTGGTACAGAGGTATTCCGGGTTTAAAGCGTTATAAAAAGGGAGTTCAGAATAATGAGTCCATTGTCGGATTGGTAGGGTGGAAGTATAATAACCTTGCGATTACCTATAGTTACGATTTTATCGTTTCAAGGCTTGCTCCTGCAAGAAGTGGTGGAGCTCATGAAATTAATCTGACTTATATCTTTAATAAAAGGAAAAAAATCAAACCTATGAGGAGAATGCCTTGTCCTCATTTCTATAAAAGTTTTTAA